The Elusimicrobia bacterium HGW-Elusimicrobia-1 nucleotide sequence AACTTGTAAAAATTGTGTACAAAGCGACCAGTAGTTTCCCGCAAAAAGAATTATTCGGATTGACAAATCAGATGAGAAGGGCAGCCGTATCGATACCTTCAAATATAGCGGAAGGGCAGGCCAGAAACCATACGAAAGAATTTGTGCAGTTTCTGTATCAGGCGTTGGGCTCCCTGGCGGAACTTGATACACAGGCAATAATAGCCAAGGAACTGGGTTATCTAAAAGCAGTGGATAGTGGTGAGTGGATAGAAAGACAAACTGCCGAACTTCAAAAGATGACACACGGCCTACTCAAAAAACTAACCGCTATAGACAGTGGATAGTGGCGAGTGGTTAGTGGATAGAAAGGGCAGTGGTTAGTTTTTTGTTTTTACTATCCACTATTCACTAACCACTAACCACTGCCCCTAAAAAACCCTTGACTTTATATAATTATTTTGCTATATACTGTATATCAAACAGGAAGCATACTTCTTAATTTAACATCTTGAATAAAATGAGACGTGGGTTGGCCCGCCGAAGAAGGGCAGGAGGTGAAAAAAGGTCGTATGATTCAATCTTTAAAAAGCAATAGAGAAAAAGAGCTCGCGGCGTCGGTGGTGACGGAGTGCGCACCGTCATCCGTGACAGGCGCGGGCAAAAATCAAAAGGAAGAGGGAGGATTTATGAAGAAGCTATTTTTTATGCTTCTGGCCGCCTCCGTCGTGGGGCTTTTTGCCTCGACGGTAAAGGCAGCCGACTGGGACAACGCCTACGTCGTAGTGCGTTGCACGGTTAACGTGTCGGTTGATGTCGCCCCCACAGGCACAGACAACGCCTGGGTGCCATACATCAACGACGCGCCGGGTACCGGACCGTACAACGGCGGTGTCAATCAGATATATGTGTCGACGGGTGTGGCCGTGAGGAACACAAGTTCTGGTGCCATAACCAACTGGACGCTCCATTTGGTATCGACGCAGACCTATTCGGCTACGCCTGATATAGCCGATTTCGCCAACACGACGACCGCATATCCGGACTGGACGTACGGCAACAATCTTACGGCCAATGGCCCAAACAAGATTGTAATCGCCGCTGTTTTCAAGAGTAATCCCGCCGTCTTGGGCGATTACAACGACCTGGACGTGCTCTTCTCCACGGGCACGGTCTATAAGACAGGTTCGGCAGATTTAGGCCCCGCTGCCGACGAATATTTCGGCGCTGTAGCCAGCGGTAACAACCTGAATATGGTCGCGCCGACAGACACAAGGAACCTGTACTTCAGGGTTCTGACGCCCTCGGCCGTTACGGACAGTATGTATCGTAAGTTCGAGGTATTGGTCAAGGCCGGTTTAGGTCTATAAAGATTAGTCACAGCAGTTTAAGGTCAGCGTAAGTTGGTCTTTGGTATCCCGCCGTAGTCCGGCGGGACTCCATAGGTTAACAAAATTACTCCCCGTAGAGGTAGACTTCCGTGTCCGCCATCATGGACGCGAATGTTTTCGGGTGTCATTTTCCCGAGACGTTTGCGACCCCGGAATTATCGGTGGCGCCGATGAAGTCGGCGCCCCATCTGTTTAAAGATTATTTTGCCGTCGCGGCTATGCGCCCGACGGCTTTTGTTTTTTATAGCCGAATAAACGATTTTGCCGGCGGATGCGGTTGTCTATTCTCTACGGGGAGAAAAAACATCACCCATTCGCCGGCCTTCTTTTTTGCGGAGCGGAGGTCTATCTCTACGGGGAGAAACGCCTGCCGCTCCGCTTACTATTTTGCAGAAACGCGTCGGGAAAATCCCCCTGTATCCCCCTTTAAAAAGGGGGAATATCGCACCTCCCCCTTTGGAAAAGGGGGACTGAGGGGGATTTCAAAAAACCATTTTGCCGGCGGACCGGAAGTTTGCCTCTACGGGGAGTGCATCACTACCGGTCCCGCCGGCTTACTTTTTTTTGCGGACGGACACGAACGTCGAACCTCTACGGGGAGGCAGTACGCATCGCCCGTCCGCATCTTTTTCGGGGGGCGTACGAGCCGCCCCTTCAACTATCGGGGGCGGACACGGTTGTCTATTATCGGAGTTTATCCCCGCGAAGGCGGGGAGGGAGAAAAACACCGCCGCGTACCGCCCCCATATTTTCTTATCGGAGAAATATTATGACTAAAAATGTTTTCACCCCGCTTGCTCTGCTGATTTTATCGGCATTTATTGCGCCGCGCGGTTTGGCGGCGGCCTCGATTGCCACCAATTACTCCGACGTTTACGTGGACAATCTTAAAATCGGCGGCTCCTACAATCTTACGGCCACCGCCAATTATCCTATGTGGATATTGTGGAAAGGCGGCGACAGGGCGCTGATAAAAGTGACGCCGAAACTGCCTTTCAAGGAAGTTATGCGCGCGGGATACGAACCCGTGCCCGATATTTCGTGGATAACGGTTTCAAAAAAAGAGTTTGAACTGATGAGCGACGAAACGGCCAATATCGACGTAACGGTAAACGTGCCAAACGACCCGAAACATCTGGGCAAAAAATATCAGGCGCTCGTCGAGGTTTCGGCAAATCCGCCCAAGGGTTCGCCCGGCGTCTCGATTGCCCTTGCCGTAAACGGGAAGATACTTATGAGCGTGGCCGGCAAGCCGCCGACCGAAGAGGAATTGTCCGAATTAAGGCGCGAACGAATACGCGCAAGGCGGGGGGTGATCATTGAGCCGGAGCGGCTTGAGGCATCGGTAAAAGCGGGGGGCATCAACGCCGAATTAACGGCCGACGAACCGCTTAAAATTATCAATTCGTCGAGGGAAAAAGTGTCCGTGACGATAGAATCCGTCGCGCCCGAAGTCGCCGGGATATCGGCGCCGTCGGGATATGCCAAGGGCGCGGCCAAGGACATAAGTTTTTCAAAGACGTCGGCGTCTCTTGAGCCGGACAAGATTGAAAATATCGGAGTGTTTCTCAGGAAAGTGCCGTCGGACAAGTCGTTTTATATTGTCAGAATAACCATAAAGTCGCAGACGCTTGAAGTCGCAAAATTCGTGAGGGTTTATGTCAACTGAGAAAAAGTGGGTAGTGGATAGTGACGAGTGGTTATGGGTAGTGGATAGTGGCGAGTGGTTAGTGGATAGAAAGGGCAGTGGTTAGTTTTTTGTTTTTACTATCCACTAATCACTATCCACTCTCTTTAAAGGAGGCAGTATGAACGGTTTAAGTCGTTTCAAAGATGTCCCGCAAACGGTGCGGGAAACAAAATCAAGTCCCCCGACGGAAACGCGGGGACAGGGAGGCAGTATGTTTTACAAAGTGAAATCCCGCATAGCGGGATTCGGAAAGTTGTTGTTGTTATCGGCGGCAGCCGTTGGTCTGGGCGCCATTTCGGCGTCTCAGGCGCAAGCGGCCACGACCGCATCGGCGTATATCACGCTGAGATGCACGGCCACCGTCGCCATAGAATTGTTCAGCGGCGGGTCACTTCCGACCTCCGCGACCTTCTATGATTTCGGCGAAGTCGGGGCCGCGGGCGTTTACGTCTCGGCTAATCCCGTGGGCGTAAGAAACAGCGGAGTGGGTTCCATAGCCAATTGGACGCTCGACATCACGGAAATTACGCAGGACGGCGGAGCCAGCGCGTGGGTCATAGGAAACACGCCGGGGCTTAACAGAATGACGCTTCACGCAAAGTTCTCGACGAACACGCTTACGTCAGGCGACTTTGATGTGGCGCTGGATACTGTTTCCACGACGGCTCAGGGCGCCAAGGCCTATCGCCTCGACGTGGTGAACGGCAGCCATTTCTATGACCAGATAGCATCTTATGTCGAGTCGTCATTCAGTCCCAACGCGTCCAAGGTGCTTCCGGCCAGCTATAGCGCGACGAAGTCCGAGCGTCATATGTGGCTCAAGCTCCAGACGCCTACGGCATTTGAAAACGCCAACGCCCTTACAGCCATAACGCTGAGGGTCAGCGCTTACTAAAAGAAGGCGGAGCGGCAAATCGTCCGCGCCGCGCGCAAAGTCCGTTTTATCATATTGCGCGCCAAGCGAGACAGGATTTCCGTTTTCCGTCGATGTCTCCTTTGTAACAGGGAGTCGCATCGGTGAAAAGGAATAAATCTCTTTCCACTATCTTCTTAAGAGCGCTGCTGACAGGGATTATAGCGGCTCACGGGGCTCCTATGCCCTCGATGCTGTACGCCGCCCCCGTTACGCTTCGCGGCTCACCGCCTTACGCGGGACCGCCGAACAGAGTCACGTCCATCATCGCCGCTCCCGATTTTTCAGCGCCGGAAGCGGAGGGGAAAATAAAGTTGAACTGGACGGCTCCGTCGGACGCCGGAGGTCTGGACGTTTTCTCCTACATAGTCAAGTACGCGACTTTTTCCGTCGCGGATATGGGAGGGGACAAAGACGCCTGGTGGGATCATCCGCAATGTATAACCGCCTTTGATCCGGAACTAAACGTTCGCTGGGGCAAAAAATCTCTCGTGTCGTCGCAAGGAAACGAAATAATATCGGTATCCGGCCTTGAATCCGGAACGTATTATTATTTCGCGGTCAAGTCCGTCGACAGATACCACAGATTCTCCGTCTGGGACATACCTTACGACGGTGTATCCTCGCAAAGCAACGCTTACGCCACCACTCCGCCGTGGCAGCCCTACATAGTCACAACGCTTGCGGCAGAACCTATGGCGGCAATAAGAGCGGCGGCAATGCTTGAATGGTTCGCGCCTTTGTTTGTGGAGAATAATCCGCCTTACGAAATTCTTCCCGGTCACATAAAACAACTCGGACAGTACTGCATCCAGTATTCTACGGCGCCTCCGCCCGAGCCCGTCAACAGACCCAACCAGCCGAACAACTGGGCGGCTTCTCAAAGAATCATAGTATCCACACGCAACGTCCAATCGGGCGACCTGCAAAACTACGTCCTTACGGGACTCTCGCACAATACCACCTATTACGTCCATCTTTTCACCAAAAACGAATGGCCTAACAAGTGGTCTTATGCGTCATACCCAGTCACTACGGTGCGGCCTTACATAGACCTCTCGCCCGTGGACGATCTCGTCGCTACCGCGTCGGCGTCCGCCGACAACGATATAGCCAGTTTCGTCACGCTTTCGTGGGAAAATCCCGAAAACGAGCAGTTCTTCGCCGGCGCGCGCGTGGGATATTCCACGTCGTCGTATCCGTCATCGCCCGATTCCGGAAATTATTTTGATGTAGAACCTCTTGCGTCCGGCACATCCACCGACTACGCGCATATCCGTTTGCTGCCGCGGCATAATTATTATTACTCCGTTTGGGCGTACGACTCCAACCACTTCTACTCCTCGCCGCGCAATGCGCAAACGTTCACATCGTTCGATATAAATCCGCCCGCCGGCGTCAAAAATATAACGTCCTTCGTCGATGTTTCTACCGACGGAGACGAAGACGCCTATGCCATACGCCTGGCGTGGAGCGCGCCGGACGCATCGGCCGCTATGCTTTACAGGAATATCGACTTTGACAGAGTCAGGGTCTATGTCAGCACGACCTCGGCCGACCCCGCCGACCACGTGTATCTCTCGACGGCCTCCGCCTCCGAGACGGCGTTTATTCATTCAGGCGCGGCGCCCTACACGACATACTATTACTCGTTTGCGAGTGTAGACGCAATCTCAAACGAGCAGACGGCCGTAGAGCGCTCGACTCACTCGGTCTATATCTGCGAAGATCACGTGCCGCCGTCGGCTCCGACTATTGTAACCCATCTCTATACCGCTTCGCGCGAATACGCCGACGGCTGCAAAGTCGCGCTCACGTGGCGAGCTCCGCCGGAATCGCATTTTGCGCGTATAGTCGCCAGAATATCGCTCGACGGCTTCCCGCTGTCCGTTTCCGACGGCGACGCGCTTACGGAATGGACCGGACTGCCCGACGCGACCGGCTCCGCGGAATTTAAGCGGCTTGTATCGCTTACCACCAATTACATATCGCTGTTTGCCGTCGCCGAGCGCGGCGCGGCGTCGCGGCCGGCTAAGGTCGCGGTCTACACTGATATTCCGTGGACGGATACCGTCTCGCCGCACGTGCCGCGCGACGTCAGGATTTCGTCATCGCGCAGGGTTACGTGGAGCCCCGTGAAATACGACGCTAACCTGGCGGCCATACCCAACTATGCGACGCCGCGCACTGACCAGATTTACTTCTACGAAATCCTCAAATCTACGTCGATGAAAGGCCCCTGGATCGTCGGAGACAGAATGAATCCGTCGCTGACTTTCTGCGACATCGCCGCGGCGGCGACCGGATATTACAAGATACGGGCCGTCGACGCGGGACGCAACTGCGCCGACTCATACGCCTTCGACCTCGACGGCAACATATACGTCGCCGCGGGCGATTCAAGCTACGTGAAAGTGCCGGCGGACATCGTTTCGTCCTTGCGCACGCCGTCGAATCCGGCCAAGGATTCGCATCTGCTTTCGCTTTCGCGCGTTCCCGCCGACGAGAAAGGCATAATCTATAAGTCCGTGGAGTTCCGCTCGTCGGCCATATCCGAGACGTCCGACGCTATGCGGCTCCAAGACGTCCCCGGGTTCTCTCTGGGCGCGCCCGGAGCGAAACTGGCGTTCAGCTATGATACGGACAGAGATTCCGTCGCCGTCGCCGCGCCCTCGCGCAAAGCGCCGTCGCGCCCGGAGATACAGTCGCAGCTCGGAGTGTTCTATTACAACGGGGTCGAGTGGCAGAGGATAAATCTCTCGGCTGCCGCGCCCGACGGCTATGTTATCTCGTCCGTGCGGTTCGCGGGCAAATATCAACTCCGCCGCGCCGCCTCTACGGGCGAGTTCGCTTTCTACGATGCCGTCCCGCGAATCATCACGCCCAATAACGACGGTATCAACGACAGGGCGATGTTCCGCTTTGCCAATCCGCAGGGACGCTCGATTACGCTTAAAATTTACGACATCAATTCCGTTCTTGTAAGAGACATAGGCGAGACAACGGCCGCGTCGGACACGCCCGGCGAGCATATATTCTGGGACGGTCTCGACGACAACAATCGCATCGTCGCGCCCGGCGTCTATGTTTATCAGTTGGAACTTGAAGAAAAAATTATCAACGGCACCATAGTGGTGGCCAGGTAAAGATAAAGAAGTGAATAGTGATTAGTGGATAGTAAAAGAAAAAACAAGAAGCAAGATAAACCGTCATTCTGAGCGAAGCGAAGAATCCTCGTCATCTTCCGGCGAAGAATCCTCGCCATACTCTAACAAGATCCTTCGCTTCGCTCAGGATGACAGATAACAAGAATTTTATGGACAATAACAAATATATTTATCGGCGCGTCGCTTCATCGGCGGGCAAACCCAAGTCAATCTCGGAGTTTATCCCGCCACAGGCGGGAGGGAGATTCTCTGTTTTGTCCGCCGACGAGGCGATGCCGTCTTCAAAGGAGCATTTTATGAATACACTTATTAAAATCATCAAAAAATTTCCGCCGCCGTCGTCATTGTTTATTCTCTTGTTTATCGTTTTTACTATTCACTATTCACTATCCACTATTCACCCTCTTTACGCCGCATTCGAGGATATTTCCGTCGGCGGACGTCCCGCGGCTTTTTCCGGCGCGTATACAGCGGTCGAAGGCGACGCGTATTCCATCTACTACAATCCCGCGGCGCTTGCGGGTATGGCAAGGGCCGAGTTCGGCGCGCAATATTCCAAACTTCATACGGGGCTTACGGACGGTTCGGAACTCTCCAACGCTTTTTTCGGCGTGGCGCAGCCGCTTAAATTCGGCTCGGCCGATTACGGCACAATCGGCGCGGGATGGATAAGATTCGACCTTGCGGAACTTTATCAGGAAAATACTATAATCTTGTCCTGGGCGCGTGACATTGTAAAGAACAAACTTTCCTTCGGATTCGGCGCCAAAATGCTCTCTATTACCTACGGCGAAAACGACTACACCAAAAACGCCTTCGACAACGAGGGCAACACGACCGGCGCGGCGGACCCGCTTTTCAACTATGGCTATATCAAATCCGCCGCCGACTTCGACGCCGGAATAAGATACGCTTTCGCCAAAAATTACGCCGTGGCCGCCGTCGCGCAGAATCTGGCGGGCGCAAATATATCGCTCGTCAACGACCCCAATGTCGCGCTGCCGCGTCGTTACCGTTTCGGCCTTGCTCACACCGGCAAGGCCTACGCGCTTTCGGCCGATGTCGCGGGCGCTTCGGACTCTTCGGTAGTGCGCGGAATGGTCGGCGTCGAAAAAAGTTTCGACTTCGGTGGCGCCCTGAGGGCCGGGCTGGGAATGGGCACCGACGGATGGGCCAATATCGCCGGCGGTTTCGGATTCAAAGCCGACGCCCTCAGCTTCGATTACGGCCTCGCATGGCCGTTGTCGGGCATAAAGAACACTTCAGGCAGTCACAGGGTCTCGGTGAATTTCAAATTCGGGCCCGTTATGCGCCACCCCGAATCCGACTCGGAAACGCAGGTGCGCCTGGCGCAGGAAATTACCGCCCGCAAAGAGTACGAGCAGAAATACAGGGTGTCCGAGATAGAACTCGCCCGCGCTAGAGAAGAGATAAGACAGCTCAAAAATCAGATAGAGGAATTGCTCAAGCGTCCGTCGGCTCCCATACCGGCGCCAAGAGAAATCGCGTCGCCCAAGCCGACGGTTACGGAGACGCCCGCGGCCGTCAAACCCGGCGTAACGCCGGCCGCGCCCGCTATGCCCACCGATATCGACGCTTTGAGAGCCGCTTATGCCAAAGAATTCAACCAGTATCAGCGCGACGCTTCCAAAATGGATATTAAGCAGCGCATCGCGGCGGTTGACGTCATAGTCGCGCGTTATCAGGGCAAGATAAAGATAACCGAAGCCGTCGACGAACAGATGATACTCAGGAATGAATTCGCCGCGCAGACCAAGTTCTATAACGACGCGCTTACTTACTACAAACGTCTCGTACGGCAGGGTATATCCGTCGAGGAGCGCAAGGACATACTCAATCGCATGATAACCAAGTACCAGGTGCTCGGCGTCGATGTAACTGTCGCCAAAGAGGAGCTTAAGACGGTAAAATAATATATCGGCGGGACACGGGGTCTACATCGGAGTTTATCCCGCCATAGGCGGGTGGGGGGAGGAAAGAACACCCGCTGTCCCGCCGGAAAAGCAAATTAGAAATCCCCCTGTATCCCCCTTTTAAAAGGGGGGTTGAAAGAGATTGTCGGGTGAAGTTCATCCCCCTTTGAAAAAGGGGGAAAGAGGGGGATTTAATGTTGGCGGCTATATTCCGGATTTTTGTCAGGCGAATAAAGGTAATTTTATGATATGAGGCACAATTATGAAAATAAATAAAACATTCTCAGCCGTAATGGCCGCGCTTGTCGCCTGCGCTTGTCTTGCCGCGCCGGCGCCGGCCGAGTTCCGTCTCGTCGATGTAAAGCCGCGCGTGCTTACGCCCGGCGGCTCGTCGGGTTTCAACGACCGCGTAATATTTTCTTTCGTCGAGCCGGACGAAAAGCTCACTTTAAGAATATTCACTCTCGACGGCAGAAAGATAGAGGAAATTGATTACGGCGCGGCCGGAACGGAACGTCTCGTCTGGAACGCCTGCGCCGCGGGGTCAATGGTGTCGCCCGGCGTTTATATTTATCAGCTTGAAGCCGACGGAAAAGTTTTTTCGGGGACATTGGTGGTGGCAAGATAAAATAAAGTGATTAGTGGCGAGTGGTTAGTGGTTAGTAAAAGAAAAAGCAAAATGTCATTCCCGCGCCGCGCCGTAGGCGATGCTCCGCAAATGCGGGGCTGTGGGAACGCGGAAATCCAGAGCAATTAAATAGAGTCAAGAAGCGAGAGTCAAGATAAATCGTCATTCTGAGCGCAGCGAAGAATCCCCGTCATATTCCGGCGGGGAATCCTCGCCATACTCTAAGAGGATCCTTCGCTTCGCTCAGGATGACAGCTAAGGTGTTTATGGTTTGTTATTCTCAATGAGAAGCAAGAGGCGGGAATGATATTATGAGAATACGCACACGACTTACTATTTCATTCGGGTTGTTCGTTGCGCTGGTGTGCTCTATCGCCGCCTTGAATCTTTATATGAGCGCGATTTTAAGAGACAAGCTGGACTCGAGCATTTCCTACGCCCAGGTACTGTCCTTCTGGCGCGAGACGGATTTTGCTTTTGCAAGGCAGCGCCGGACCATAGATTATTACTTGATGTTCGCCACGCCCGCCGAGAAGGAATCGTTCAATACCCAGGGGTTGCTCATCGTAAGGAAAATCGATGAGTTTATAAATCTTATAAGATTGTCGTCGGAGGCAAAAGACATAGCCGTCTGGCGCGACGCCTACCGTGATTATGCCGCCGCCGTGAACAGGATGTTCTCATCGCACACTCCGGAGGAAACTCCGATGAGATACTTTGAACAGCGCGTGGAACCGGCTATGAAAGCGCTCACCGATGATATAACCGGGCGCATAGACGACTACGCCATCCGCATAGATTCAATAGAAAAGGATATCGCGGCGCGCACTCGCAAAAGTTTCATATTTTCCGTCATGGGAGGGCTCGCGGCGCTTTTTCTTGCCGCCTATCTGAGTGTCTCTCTATTCCGCTCGATTTCCGTGCCCATAAAAACTCTGGAAGACGGCGCCCGCTTGATAGGTTCCGGAGACCTTACGCACACCATTATTCTTAAGCGCGCCCCGCCGGAACTCAAAACCCTCGCGGATAATTTTAATTCTATGGTCTCGAACCTCGCCAAACTTCAGCTGCAAGTAGTGCAAATGGACAGGATGTCGTCGATAGGTCAATTATCCGGAGGCGTTGCGCACGAAATAAATAACCCGCTTACAGGTGTGCTGGGGCAGGCGCAGCTTTTGCTTGAAAAACTGCCCGAGGACTCGCTCTACCGCAGTCACATCGTTAAAATAGAATCGGCGGCGCAGCGGTGCCGCAAGATAGTCCGCTCTCTTCTGGATTTCTCGCGCGACAAGGACTACAACTTCGCCCCGACGGACATCAATCAGATAATCGAAGAAACGTTGGACCTTTTGTCCAGCGAATTGCAGTCAAAGAGCATAATCGTCAAAAAAGACCTTAAGCCGGTGCCCAAAGTCATGGCTTCGCCGTCGCATATGCATCAGGTGGCGCTCAACATAATGACCAACGCCACTCAGGCCATGAAAACCGGAAACGGTACGCTTTTCGTATCGACCTATCGCAGCGGACAGGAAGTCGCGATATCGATAAAAGACACGGGAATCGGCATCAAAAAGGAACATATCAATCATATATTCGACCCGTTTTTTACGACTAAAGACATAGGCCAGGGAACCGGCCTCGGTCTTACGATTTGTTACGGCATAATTCAAAAGCACAGTGGCTCAATTACGGCGTCAAGCCCGGGAGAGGGAAAGGGAACGGAGATAATTATTCGTTTGCCGATCGCCAAAATATGAAAAGAATAGTGATAGTCGAGGACGATGCCGACGTCGCCGAGGTTGTAAAAGTCATAGCCGAAAAACTCGGCTTTGAGTACGCGCTTTTCGGCGAGCCCGTTCCGGCCGTGGAGTTCATAAAAAAAACGCTTCCGGATCTCGTGCTTCTCGACATTATGATGCCCGGAGAAATAAACGGATTTGAAGTGGCCAGAACGCTTCGCGCCGGAGCCCTTACCCGCAAGATTCCCATACTTGCCATGTCCGGCTATGATTCCCAGCAAACGCAGTCGCGCATATTTTCCGCCGGCGCCGACGATTATATAGCCAAACCTTTCGACTTGAAGGATTTGGAAAAACGCATAAAGTCGCTGACGGGCGCCTGATCCGCCGCGAAGACGGATAAAATTATTTTTTGACGCCGAAAAAAATGTATAATTTACGTTCGATAAAAATGCCCTTGACAAGACCTCAATTATCGAGGTGGGTATTCGCCTCGGCCGCCGTATTTCTGGCGGCCCTCGCGCTCGCCATTCCGTCATATGCCGATTTCTGGACGGAAAACTCCGCTTCCGATTTCTCCAACGGATATTTCTCCCGCACCACTTCCACCGTAGCGTCGCCGCCGATACGGATCCAAAACGTCGCCGACTGGTACACAGTTCCCGGCAACACGTGGCAGGAAAGACAGCCCGTTAAAATAACCAACTCCGCCGGAGTACTCACCGAATATCAGCTTCAATTGACGCTGAACACCAAGGGTTACGTGGATTCGGCCAAATTGCGTTCCGACGGCGCGGATTTAAGAGTAACGGATTCCGACGGCGTAACGCTGTTGCCCTATTGGGTGGACACAAGCACTCCGATCAACGCCAACACCGCCGCGCCGATATGGGTCAGGATTCCGTCCGTCCCCGTAGGCGAGAAGACCATATATGTTTATTACAATAATTCCAGCACGGCCTCATCGCTTTCCAACCGTCATAATGTAGACGATTTCTACGAGGACTGGTCGAGCGCGGCCATAGACCCGGGCAAGTGGTCTATGGGCGGGCAGGCGCCTTTTCAGATTACGACATCATCGAAATACGCCGGCGCTTATTCGGTGCGGTCGGGCACCATAACGCACGGACAGGAATCCTACATACAATTCACGGTGAATCCCGCCATGGCTGCCCGCGTCACTTTCTGGTGGGCCACTTCCTGCCAGCCCGAAATAAATTCCGACCGTCTGCGTTTCTATGTGAATAATATGGACTCGCATATTTCACTCATAGGCGGTGAAATACCGTGGACGCAAACCACGCAGAACCTTGCCGCGGCGCCGAATACCATCCGGTGGAAATACAACAAGAACACCGACGGAATAAGC carries:
- a CDS encoding four helix bundle protein; the encoded protein is MIGVRSYKDLIIWRKSMELVKIVYKATSSFPQKELFGLTNQMRRAAVSIPSNIAEGQARNHTKEFVQFLYQALGSLAELDTQAIIAKELGYLKAVDSGEWIERQTAELQKMTHGLLKKLTAIDSG